Proteins from one Chitinophaga oryzae genomic window:
- a CDS encoding RNA polymerase sigma factor gives MPESRYHDESDLLLRVAAGDEHAYKFLFDRHWNRIYQVALSFLKDAEESREAVQLVFIRLWEKRSHLPGVENFDAWLFIMARNTILNKLNRKATEAMMLTDDLPLEDQLTPEMAIEYKQTALLVQEALTRLPPQQLQVFRLSREQGLTHAQIARQMNISQATVKSHIIRALHTLRAYIRERDGNMLLALWLLTRIID, from the coding sequence TTGCCTGAATCCAGATATCATGATGAATCCGACCTGCTGCTGAGGGTCGCAGCGGGTGATGAGCATGCTTACAAATTTCTTTTCGACCGTCACTGGAACCGTATTTACCAGGTTGCGCTTTCTTTTCTGAAAGACGCAGAAGAAAGCCGGGAAGCGGTACAACTTGTTTTCATCCGGTTATGGGAGAAGCGTAGCCATTTACCGGGGGTGGAAAATTTTGACGCCTGGCTGTTCATTATGGCCAGGAATACTATTTTAAACAAGTTGAACCGAAAAGCGACCGAAGCAATGATGCTGACGGACGATCTTCCTTTGGAGGACCAGCTGACCCCGGAGATGGCCATAGAATATAAGCAGACGGCCCTGTTGGTACAGGAGGCCCTTACCAGGCTTCCGCCGCAGCAATTGCAGGTATTCAGGCTCAGCCGGGAGCAGGGGCTCACCCATGCCCAGATCGCCCGGCAAATGAATATTTCCCAGGCGACCGTCAAAAGCCATATCATCAGGGCGTTACATACACTGAGGGCCTATATTCGCGAACGGGACGGTAATATGTTACTGGCGCTTTGGCTATTGACCAGAATCATCGATTAA
- a CDS encoding phytanoyl-CoA dioxygenase family protein gives MEEVLNPTQIKQFMEEGYVRLDHAFPETLAADVRSILWKEMAIDRDDPSTWTKPVIRLGMYSQPPFVASANTPLLHAAFDQLVGKDRWLPCRSMGTFPIRFPSSEDPGDTGWHVDASFGDNPANYLEWRVNWRSKNRALLMLFLYSDIGENDAPTRILAGSHRDVARLLKPAGEAGMTILELAAAFPSLPSRPVVNATGKAGTVYLCHPFLVHAAQPHQGTEPRFLAQPPLLLKDELMKAGTEITYTPVEEAIRQSLHE, from the coding sequence ATGGAAGAAGTATTAAATCCCACTCAGATAAAACAATTTATGGAAGAAGGCTATGTCCGTCTTGATCATGCCTTCCCCGAAACGCTCGCCGCCGATGTCCGCAGCATCTTATGGAAAGAGATGGCCATCGATCGTGATGATCCATCTACGTGGACGAAGCCCGTTATCCGGCTGGGCATGTACTCCCAGCCACCGTTTGTGGCATCTGCCAATACGCCGCTGCTGCACGCTGCCTTCGACCAGCTGGTGGGAAAAGACCGGTGGCTCCCCTGCCGGAGCATGGGCACCTTCCCCATCCGTTTTCCCTCCAGCGAAGATCCCGGCGATACCGGCTGGCATGTAGACGCCAGCTTCGGCGACAACCCGGCCAACTACCTCGAATGGCGCGTTAACTGGCGCTCTAAAAACAGGGCGCTGCTGATGCTGTTCCTTTACTCCGACATCGGGGAAAATGACGCCCCCACGAGGATACTGGCAGGATCCCATAGAGATGTGGCGCGACTGTTAAAACCCGCAGGAGAAGCAGGCATGACCATCCTCGAGCTGGCAGCGGCTTTCCCGTCTTTACCATCGCGGCCGGTCGTCAACGCTACCGGTAAGGCGGGCACAGTATACCTGTGTCATCCTTTCCTGGTACACGCCGCACAGCCGCATCAGGGAACGGAACCCCGTTTTCTGGCGCAACCGCCGCTGCTGCTGAAAGATGAACTGATGAAAGCCGGCACGGAGATCACCTACACGCCCGTGGAAGAAGCCATCCGGCAAAGCCTTCACGAATAA
- a CDS encoding FecR family protein, producing the protein MSTQDRLTYLLGQALQRVATAAELQELSTLIREDASGAVTQQVESRLLQELPDNTADGYDVAYWDDVAGRILAADRPEQAEVAPRVTPLRRLRWMPAAAAAVVLLAVGAYWLWKPAAPPPAAIAATPVQKDVAPGGNKAVLTLADGTELPLDSAASGALAQQGNTNILQPAGGQLVYNSSGNATVLQYNTLRTPRGGQFQVTLPDGTKVWLNAESALKYPVAFNGAVRQVELTGEAYFEVARHAAMPFKVTVRTGQQNDSMEVAVLGTQFNIMAYADEAVVKTTLLEGAVKVSSHGNSRQLAPGQGAQLDKQQDQLTFQPQANTEEAVAWKNGLMQLEGKDIASVMRMIARWYNVEVVFTAPVAAHFHGIIPRNVPVSQVLKILEMTGEVHFEIRDRQIIVSP; encoded by the coding sequence TTGTCAACACAAGACCGTCTTACCTACCTGCTGGGGCAGGCATTGCAACGCGTCGCTACTGCGGCGGAGCTACAGGAGCTTTCCACGCTGATCCGGGAAGATGCCAGCGGTGCTGTTACGCAGCAGGTGGAATCACGGCTGCTGCAGGAGCTGCCCGACAATACTGCCGACGGCTATGACGTCGCCTACTGGGATGACGTTGCCGGCCGGATTCTGGCCGCCGACCGCCCGGAGCAGGCCGAAGTCGCCCCGCGGGTGACGCCGCTCCGTCGTTTACGCTGGATGCCCGCTGCCGCGGCCGCCGTGGTACTGCTGGCCGTCGGTGCATACTGGCTATGGAAGCCGGCCGCCCCGCCACCGGCTGCCATAGCGGCCACGCCGGTGCAAAAAGATGTGGCGCCCGGCGGCAACAAAGCCGTGCTTACCCTGGCAGACGGCACGGAGCTGCCGCTCGACAGCGCCGCCAGCGGCGCGCTGGCACAACAGGGCAATACTAATATTCTGCAGCCGGCGGGCGGACAACTGGTATACAATTCCTCCGGAAACGCTACTGTCCTGCAATACAATACGCTGCGTACGCCCCGGGGCGGGCAGTTCCAGGTGACGCTGCCCGATGGCACCAAAGTATGGCTGAACGCCGAAAGCGCGCTGAAGTATCCCGTGGCCTTCAATGGCGCCGTGAGACAGGTGGAGCTGACAGGCGAAGCCTATTTTGAAGTGGCCCGCCACGCTGCCATGCCTTTTAAAGTGACCGTGCGTACAGGACAGCAAAACGACAGCATGGAAGTGGCCGTACTGGGCACGCAGTTCAACATCATGGCCTATGCCGATGAAGCGGTGGTGAAAACCACCCTGCTGGAAGGCGCCGTGAAAGTCAGCAGCCACGGCAACAGCCGCCAACTGGCGCCGGGACAGGGCGCGCAGCTGGACAAACAGCAAGACCAGCTGACGTTTCAGCCACAGGCGAATACGGAAGAAGCAGTGGCCTGGAAAAACGGCCTCATGCAGCTGGAAGGAAAAGACATCGCCTCCGTGATGCGCATGATCGCCCGTTGGTACAACGTGGAGGTAGTGTTCACCGCGCCGGTAGCCGCCCACTTCCACGGTATCATCCCCCGCAACGTGCCGGTGTCACAGGTGCTGAAAATACTGGAGATGACAGGAGAAGTACATTTTGAAATAAGAGACAGGCAGATCATCGTATCGCCCTGA
- a CDS encoding RNA polymerase sigma factor: MHAYTHDNKKLFELISEGDETAFRQLFHQYAPEFRAMALHITKTAAVTEDILQETFLRLWLSRDKLKEIEQPRSWLLRIVFYQCFTYLRRQAVHHKAMATLAPEEPVFSPEEDMAYAFMHEQVALAVQQLPPQAKRIYLLSRGQGLKIPEIAAQLSLSPNTVKNSLVRSLHAIRAHLEQSGLLFPMLVLWLLRV; encoded by the coding sequence ATGCATGCGTACACACATGATAACAAAAAACTTTTTGAACTGATCTCCGAAGGCGATGAAACAGCCTTTCGGCAGCTGTTTCATCAGTACGCACCTGAGTTCAGGGCCATGGCGCTGCATATCACCAAAACGGCGGCGGTGACGGAAGATATTCTCCAGGAGACTTTTCTCCGTTTATGGCTCAGCCGGGATAAGCTGAAAGAGATTGAGCAGCCCCGTTCCTGGCTGCTGCGTATTGTTTTCTACCAGTGTTTTACCTATCTGCGCAGGCAGGCGGTGCATCACAAGGCGATGGCGACGCTGGCGCCGGAGGAGCCGGTTTTCAGCCCGGAAGAAGATATGGCCTATGCTTTTATGCACGAACAGGTGGCCCTCGCGGTACAACAACTCCCACCGCAGGCCAAACGGATTTATTTATTAAGCCGCGGGCAGGGCCTGAAAATACCGGAGATCGCCGCCCAACTTTCTCTGTCGCCCAATACCGTCAAAAATTCGCTGGTGCGTTCCCTCCACGCCATCCGCGCGCACCTGGAGCAATCCGGGCTGCTGTTTCCGATGCTGGTCCTCTGGCTGTTGCGGGTGTAA
- a CDS encoding glycoside hydrolase family 30 protein, with protein MKRFSTLVFYCLAATFSACTGSRHAAGPKAGATAFITSSDQQQLLKEQDGLRFSGTNANGYTTIEVNGKQTFQQVEGFGYTLTGGSAQLINAMEATAKEQLLQEIFGNGPQQLGVSYLRISIGASDLNATVFSYDDMPSGKTDVPLAHFSLAPDMAGGTGLIPLLQEILQRSPKLKIMAAPWSPPAWMKDNDSSKGGSLLPQYYPVYAQYFVKYIQTMKAAGIPIDAITPQNEPLHPGNNPSLKMVAEEQRDFIKYHLGPAFAAAGIRTKIVVYDHNCDRPDYPLTILGDTAAARYVHGSAFHLYAGDISALTTVHNAEPDKAIYFTEQWTGSKETFDNNLRWHIKNVIIGAMRNYSRTALEWNLANDPGYKPHTPGGCTQCKGAFTINGNQVARNVAYYIIAHASRFVPAGAVRIGSNSEGKLHSVAFKRPDGRKVLIVLNDHDTEAYFNVRYEGKQAVTVLPAASVGTYIF; from the coding sequence ATGAAAAGATTCTCCACGTTAGTGTTTTACTGCCTCGCCGCCACCTTTTCCGCCTGCACGGGCAGCAGACACGCCGCCGGTCCCAAAGCCGGCGCCACTGCTTTTATCACCAGCAGCGACCAACAGCAACTGCTGAAAGAGCAGGATGGGCTCCGCTTTTCCGGCACTAACGCCAACGGTTACACTACTATCGAAGTCAATGGCAAACAGACATTCCAGCAAGTGGAAGGCTTCGGCTATACGCTTACCGGCGGCAGCGCGCAACTGATCAACGCGATGGAAGCCACCGCCAAAGAGCAGCTGCTGCAGGAAATTTTCGGCAACGGTCCTCAGCAACTCGGCGTCAGCTACCTCCGTATCAGCATCGGCGCATCGGACCTGAACGCCACCGTTTTTTCCTACGATGACATGCCGTCGGGGAAAACAGACGTTCCGCTGGCGCATTTCTCACTGGCGCCCGACATGGCCGGCGGCACCGGTCTCATTCCGCTGCTGCAGGAGATACTGCAGCGCTCCCCGAAACTGAAAATAATGGCCGCGCCCTGGAGCCCGCCCGCATGGATGAAAGACAACGACTCCTCCAAAGGAGGATCGCTCCTTCCGCAATATTACCCCGTGTATGCGCAGTACTTCGTGAAATACATCCAGACCATGAAAGCGGCCGGCATCCCGATAGACGCTATTACACCACAGAACGAGCCACTGCATCCCGGCAACAATCCCAGCCTGAAAATGGTGGCGGAAGAGCAGCGCGATTTCATTAAATATCACCTCGGACCGGCATTCGCAGCCGCCGGCATCCGCACGAAAATCGTTGTCTACGATCACAACTGCGACCGCCCGGACTATCCCCTGACCATACTCGGAGACACGGCAGCAGCCAGGTACGTACATGGCAGCGCCTTTCACCTCTACGCCGGCGATATCAGCGCGCTGACGACCGTACACAATGCAGAACCCGACAAGGCCATCTACTTCACCGAACAATGGACCGGCTCCAAGGAAACGTTCGACAACAACCTGCGCTGGCATATCAAAAATGTGATCATCGGCGCCATGCGCAACTACAGCCGCACTGCGCTGGAATGGAACCTCGCCAATGACCCCGGATACAAACCGCATACGCCCGGCGGATGCACCCAGTGCAAAGGCGCTTTCACGATCAACGGCAACCAGGTGGCCCGCAACGTGGCCTATTATATTATCGCACATGCCTCCCGCTTTGTGCCGGCCGGCGCTGTCAGGATCGGCAGCAACAGCGAAGGCAAACTCCACAGCGTCGCCTTCAAAAGACCCGATGGCCGCAAAGTACTGATCGTTTTAAACGACCATGACACCGAAGCGTATTTTAATGTACGCTACGAAGGAAAACAAGCCGTCACCGTACTGCCGGCGGCCAGCGTAGGTACCTATATTTTTTAA
- a CDS encoding FecR family protein gives MHDTPAFFRQLTDKYLTDTITASEKELLFSMISEGAYQSELEQLLAEVWERPVTGGEDIAVREQIFDNIRTQQKKVRQLRIRRWSAAAAIALVLGAAGTVFFLQREHRSPQPLAAVQPGSQKAVLILGDQSQVPLDSSFSRTLQQGGATVSQKGGQLIYTANSQPSGAVTFNTLQTARGGQFRLQLPDGTRVWVNAGSTVRYPAVFPANERHITVTGEAYMEVQADKRPFLVSTQHETVQVLGTAFNINAYEEEPSTLTTLLSGKIRIVNNHQTAVVLAPGQQAAVSHQASTEIPVAEADPDQAIAWKNGYFDFENERLDVIFRLLSRWYDVQFVAEGKAAGLQFSAVVTRTSSLEEVLSVLSATGAVNFSREGNTIRARVITP, from the coding sequence ATGCATGATACACCAGCATTTTTCCGCCAGTTGACCGACAAGTATCTTACTGATACGATCACAGCCTCTGAAAAAGAGCTGTTGTTCAGTATGATCAGCGAAGGCGCCTATCAGTCCGAACTGGAGCAGCTACTAGCTGAGGTTTGGGAGCGTCCGGTGACCGGCGGGGAAGACATTGCGGTGCGTGAGCAGATCTTTGATAATATAAGAACACAGCAGAAGAAAGTAAGGCAGCTGCGTATCCGGCGATGGAGCGCCGCTGCCGCTATTGCACTTGTACTGGGCGCGGCCGGAACGGTGTTTTTCCTTCAAAGGGAACACCGGTCCCCTCAGCCGCTGGCTGCCGTACAACCGGGAAGCCAGAAAGCCGTGCTGATACTGGGGGACCAGTCGCAGGTGCCGCTCGACAGCAGCTTTTCCCGTACCCTGCAGCAGGGCGGGGCCACCGTGTCCCAAAAGGGAGGACAGCTGATATATACGGCCAACAGCCAGCCTTCCGGCGCCGTTACCTTTAACACGTTGCAGACAGCCCGCGGCGGCCAATTCCGGCTGCAGTTGCCGGACGGCACCCGGGTATGGGTGAACGCCGGTTCTACGGTCCGGTATCCGGCTGTTTTTCCGGCCAACGAAAGACATATAACGGTTACCGGGGAAGCGTATATGGAAGTGCAGGCAGACAAACGCCCGTTCCTGGTATCCACCCAACATGAAACTGTACAGGTGTTAGGCACCGCCTTTAATATCAATGCCTACGAGGAAGAACCATCAACACTCACGACCCTCCTCTCCGGCAAAATCAGAATAGTGAACAATCACCAGACAGCCGTTGTCCTGGCGCCGGGCCAGCAGGCAGCTGTCAGCCATCAGGCTTCCACGGAGATACCGGTAGCGGAGGCAGACCCGGACCAAGCCATCGCATGGAAAAATGGCTATTTCGATTTCGAGAATGAGCGGCTGGACGTGATATTCCGGTTGCTGTCCCGATGGTATGACGTACAATTTGTAGCCGAAGGAAAAGCCGCCGGTCTGCAATTCAGCGCGGTAGTTACCCGGACTTCCTCCCTGGAGGAGGTGTTATCTGTACTGTCTGCCACCGGGGCTGTTAACTTTTCCCGGGAAGGCAACACCATCAGGGCCCGTGTAATCACACCGTAG
- a CDS encoding TonB-dependent receptor has product MMKLTVLLLTVALLQVHAAGYSQTVTISRSNTPLDKIFREIRKQTGYTFLYTDEQMLQERKVSLQLKDASLKEALEACFRGLPFSYSISDKIVIVKRKPAEVSVAPPEQEVRGKITDEKGSPLPGVTIQVKGTAKGVVTNVNGEYAITVPDGNAVLIISSVGYNKTEVPLNGRRELSLALQPSASNINELVVVGYGEQKKGSLTNAISSITAKDFQDAPVNRLDQVLQGRATGVQVTNSAGSPGGAARIRIRGSNSVNGGNDPLYVVDGFVGAEFFAINPDDIASIQVLKDAAATAIYGSRGANGVILITTRKGSKGGLKVNFTTRQSTSTVIKKMDLLNAADFAETVNARAKAVGTTPKFTDAQIAGFRTNGGTDWQDEIFRRSPAQEYMLSLSGGTDKGGYFISGNYLNQDGVINNSFYKRYTLRSNINANLTNSISTFLNITGSYSTAQNVDIPADGASSPLAQAIIWAPTTPVYNADGSFVVSDPVGSVSYNPLALTVNRLAVRDRMLANLIGGFKFGILPGLTFNMQYGANYLQYEDKAFGGKITNNGTSTANIRSSKEIVLQNTNTLNYSKVFNKVHSLDATAVMEYQQSSYNYSYAGSSKLTYENFQWYNLALGTPGNPGSGYSKWALFSLVGRVNYGYNDKYLLSAAIRRDGSSKFRGSNRFSYFPSVSAGWVVSNEPFMQQVSAVNYLKLRGSWGLTGNQGISPYSTISSYSNIPASFNNSTSQVGLVIGNIGNPDLKWETTEQKDVGIDIGFLKGRLSVSADYFIKDTRDLLLEETLPMFLGGNVITRNVGAVQNKGWEFSIEGDVPGKGAVGWNTGFNVSFIKNSVVSLGEGKTRIFDPNTRKIGGGLSPQSEFVVMPGQSLGSIWGITYLGTWKPGDAKAADYGARPGDARYEDLNNDGKIDGNDYHIIGSGMPKTSIGWNNTITYKAFTLNLLFQGLFGFDRLNYNKAAAMYLGADAREATAVDIKDRYIPGVNETSDIPAFSSTNKNITQSTRFLEKGDFLRLKNISLSYDFPKSRLKNIVGIKLFVSATNLLTWTNYSGIDPESNSSAGDIRQGIDYGTYPNAKTITGGATLSF; this is encoded by the coding sequence ATGATGAAACTAACGGTACTCTTACTGACCGTTGCCCTGCTGCAGGTACACGCTGCCGGGTATTCTCAGACAGTCACCATCTCCCGGAGCAATACGCCGCTCGACAAAATCTTCCGGGAGATCAGAAAACAGACAGGGTACACCTTCCTGTATACCGATGAACAAATGCTGCAGGAACGCAAGGTAAGCCTGCAACTGAAAGACGCTTCCCTGAAAGAGGCGCTGGAAGCCTGCTTCCGGGGGCTGCCTTTCTCTTACAGCATTTCCGACAAGATCGTCATCGTGAAACGCAAACCCGCAGAGGTGAGCGTCGCCCCGCCTGAGCAGGAGGTGCGCGGGAAAATCACCGATGAAAAAGGAAGTCCGCTGCCCGGCGTCACCATCCAGGTGAAAGGCACGGCCAAAGGCGTGGTCACCAACGTGAACGGCGAATATGCCATCACCGTGCCTGACGGTAACGCAGTACTCATCATCTCTTCGGTAGGCTACAACAAAACAGAGGTGCCGCTGAACGGGAGGCGGGAATTGTCGCTCGCCTTACAGCCTTCCGCCTCCAATATCAATGAGCTGGTAGTCGTGGGATATGGAGAGCAGAAGAAAGGTTCCCTGACAAACGCTATCTCCTCCATCACGGCCAAAGATTTCCAGGACGCACCGGTGAACCGTCTCGACCAGGTGTTGCAGGGCCGGGCCACAGGGGTGCAGGTGACCAATTCCGCCGGCTCTCCCGGCGGCGCCGCCCGTATCCGCATCCGTGGGTCCAATTCGGTCAATGGTGGTAACGACCCGCTATATGTGGTAGACGGTTTCGTAGGGGCGGAGTTTTTTGCTATCAACCCCGACGATATTGCGTCTATACAGGTACTGAAAGATGCCGCAGCTACTGCTATCTACGGCAGCCGGGGCGCTAACGGCGTTATCCTGATCACTACCCGCAAAGGCAGCAAAGGCGGCTTGAAAGTAAACTTCACCACCCGGCAGTCCACTTCTACCGTTATTAAGAAGATGGACCTGCTGAACGCTGCCGACTTTGCGGAGACGGTGAATGCACGCGCTAAAGCGGTAGGCACCACACCTAAATTCACGGACGCACAAATCGCCGGTTTCCGTACTAACGGAGGTACTGACTGGCAGGATGAGATTTTCAGAAGATCGCCGGCGCAGGAGTATATGCTGAGCCTCTCCGGCGGCACCGATAAAGGCGGCTACTTTATTTCCGGCAATTATCTCAACCAGGACGGTGTCATCAATAATTCCTTTTACAAACGGTATACGTTACGTTCCAATATCAATGCGAACCTGACCAACAGCATCTCTACTTTTCTGAATATTACCGGATCGTACAGCACGGCGCAAAACGTGGACATTCCTGCAGATGGCGCCAGCAGCCCGCTGGCACAAGCCATCATCTGGGCCCCCACAACGCCGGTGTACAATGCAGACGGCTCCTTTGTAGTGAGCGATCCTGTTGGTTCAGTGTCCTATAATCCCCTGGCGCTGACGGTCAACAGGCTGGCGGTAAGAGACAGGATGCTGGCCAACCTTATCGGCGGGTTTAAGTTCGGCATCCTGCCGGGACTGACGTTTAATATGCAATACGGCGCCAACTACCTGCAATACGAAGACAAAGCTTTCGGCGGAAAAATCACCAACAATGGCACATCTACCGCCAATATAAGGTCCAGTAAGGAAATTGTGCTTCAAAACACCAATACCCTGAACTATAGCAAGGTGTTCAATAAAGTGCATAGCCTCGACGCTACGGCAGTGATGGAATATCAACAGTCTAGCTACAACTACTCTTATGCCGGCTCTTCCAAGCTCACTTACGAAAACTTCCAGTGGTATAACCTGGCATTGGGCACGCCGGGCAACCCCGGCTCCGGCTACTCCAAATGGGCGCTGTTTTCGCTGGTGGGACGTGTCAACTACGGCTATAATGACAAGTATCTTTTATCTGCTGCCATCCGGCGGGACGGCTCTTCCAAGTTCCGTGGCAGCAACAGGTTCAGCTATTTCCCGTCTGTATCGGCAGGATGGGTGGTAAGCAATGAACCGTTTATGCAACAGGTCAGCGCTGTCAACTATTTAAAATTGCGCGGCAGCTGGGGACTCACCGGTAATCAGGGGATCAGTCCTTACAGCACTATTTCATCCTATTCAAATATACCAGCATCGTTTAACAACAGTACCAGCCAGGTAGGATTGGTGATTGGCAACATCGGTAACCCGGACCTGAAGTGGGAAACCACAGAACAAAAAGATGTGGGCATTGACATTGGCTTCTTAAAAGGACGATTGTCTGTCAGCGCGGATTATTTTATCAAAGACACCCGTGACCTGCTGTTGGAGGAGACGCTTCCTATGTTCCTCGGCGGCAATGTTATCACCCGGAATGTAGGCGCTGTGCAGAATAAAGGCTGGGAGTTTTCCATCGAAGGCGACGTGCCTGGCAAAGGAGCTGTCGGGTGGAACACAGGGTTCAACGTGTCGTTCATCAAAAACAGCGTGGTTTCCCTGGGCGAAGGCAAGACAAGGATTTTCGACCCCAATACCCGCAAGATCGGCGGCGGTCTGTCTCCCCAGTCTGAATTTGTAGTGATGCCCGGGCAGTCACTGGGTTCCATCTGGGGGATCACTTACCTCGGTACGTGGAAACCGGGAGATGCGAAAGCCGCCGACTATGGCGCCAGGCCAGGTGATGCCCGCTACGAAGACCTCAATAACGATGGAAAAATAGATGGCAACGACTATCACATTATCGGTTCCGGTATGCCGAAAACATCCATTGGCTGGAACAATACCATCACCTACAAGGCTTTCACGCTGAACCTGTTGTTCCAGGGCCTCTTTGGGTTTGACAGGCTGAATTATAACAAAGCGGCCGCCATGTATTTAGGCGCGGACGCCCGCGAGGCCACCGCTGTGGATATCAAAGACCGCTATATCCCGGGCGTGAATGAAACGTCGGATATACCAGCCTTCAGTTCTACCAACAAGAATATCACGCAGAGTACCCGCTTCCTGGAAAAAGGAGATTTCCTCCGGCTGAAAAACATCAGCCTGTCCTATGATTTTCCTAAATCCAGGTTAAAGAATATTGTTGGCATCAAACTATTTGTGAGTGCTACCAATCTCCTGACATGGACCAACTATTCGGGTATAGACCCTGAAAGCAATTCATCGGCAGGTGATATCCGCCAGGGTATTGATTATGGAACTTACCCAAATGCTAAAACCATCACCGGAGGAGCGACACTAAGCTTCTAA
- a CDS encoding RagB/SusD family nutrient uptake outer membrane protein — protein MTIRYELRYTIYLLLCLMLAAGCNKELTESPRGLVAGDDALTSQAGLETVLTGAYGTMMVPWTSGFTTVSQIAMTMGSDDLTTHPGSNKEEFREFDLFTVSSLNSRMNPIWLGCYRTIQSTTNIISNYDKVLDGNKDTVHAIVGEASYLRALSYYWLTRLWGEVPILPSAKYIPEYLNLKKSKPAEIYQLIEEDLKRAEEWVPNGKRSSGRMNKGAVKALLADVYLTEAGWPLKNQAKYAQAAAKAKEVIDNKALYGFDLYTGDYLKIFAGGTVEDVFTLFTRGSWITYNSFYGLSTMPEDEGGWSDFFPELNFFNNFPAGPRKDATFSTEFKKKDGTTIPWQETTTHHPYYKKFTIQSGQKDVYMSNNPVIMMRYAHVLLIYAEAQARSAGAPNSDAYTAANAVRQRAGLPELPGGMTGAAFATAVVNERAWEFAGEWNRWFDLVRLELVEAANANKAEGDLQPVGTVITKAKYWMPVPGADAAVNPNL, from the coding sequence ATGACTATACGTTACGAATTGAGATATACGATATACTTGTTACTCTGCCTGATGCTGGCTGCCGGGTGCAACAAAGAGCTGACAGAGAGCCCGAGGGGGCTGGTGGCCGGCGACGATGCGTTGACCAGTCAGGCCGGCCTTGAGACCGTACTGACCGGCGCGTATGGCACCATGATGGTGCCCTGGACCAGCGGTTTTACTACGGTGTCACAGATAGCCATGACGATGGGCAGCGACGATCTCACCACGCATCCCGGCTCCAACAAGGAGGAATTCAGGGAGTTTGACCTGTTTACCGTATCCTCGCTGAATAGCAGGATGAACCCCATCTGGTTGGGATGCTACCGGACGATACAGTCCACCACCAACATCATCAGCAATTACGACAAAGTGCTGGATGGCAACAAAGACACTGTTCACGCGATCGTGGGCGAAGCCAGTTATCTGCGCGCGCTGTCCTATTACTGGCTGACACGGCTGTGGGGCGAAGTGCCCATCCTTCCGTCCGCGAAGTACATACCGGAATATCTTAACCTGAAGAAAAGCAAGCCGGCGGAGATATACCAGCTGATAGAGGAGGACCTTAAACGTGCGGAGGAATGGGTACCCAATGGCAAACGTAGTTCCGGCCGGATGAACAAGGGAGCAGTAAAAGCGCTGTTGGCGGATGTATACCTCACCGAAGCGGGATGGCCTCTGAAGAACCAGGCGAAATATGCGCAGGCGGCGGCCAAAGCGAAAGAAGTCATCGACAACAAAGCGCTGTATGGGTTTGATCTTTACACAGGCGACTACCTGAAAATCTTTGCAGGGGGCACGGTAGAAGATGTATTCACCCTTTTCACCCGCGGGAGCTGGATCACCTATAATTCTTTTTACGGGCTGTCTACCATGCCGGAAGATGAAGGAGGGTGGAGCGACTTTTTCCCCGAGCTGAATTTCTTCAATAACTTCCCCGCAGGCCCAAGGAAAGACGCCACTTTTAGCACGGAGTTCAAAAAGAAAGATGGCACCACGATTCCCTGGCAGGAGACCACTACCCATCACCCTTATTATAAAAAGTTCACTATCCAGTCAGGTCAGAAAGATGTGTACATGTCCAACAATCCGGTTATTATGATGCGGTATGCACATGTGCTGCTGATCTATGCGGAAGCGCAGGCCCGCTCGGCCGGCGCACCTAACAGCGACGCCTATACGGCTGCTAACGCCGTACGGCAGCGTGCCGGTTTGCCTGAACTGCCGGGAGGCATGACAGGCGCTGCTTTTGCGACCGCCGTGGTAAACGAGCGCGCCTGGGAGTTTGCCGGGGAATGGAACCGTTGGTTCGACCTTGTAAGACTGGAACTGGTAGAAGCCGCCAATGCCAATAAGGCGGAGGGCGACCTGCAGCCGGTTGGAACCGTTATCACCAAAGCAAAGTACTGGATGCCTGTTCCCGGCGCAGACGCGGCGGTGAACCCTAATTTATGA